In Arthrobacter citreus, a single genomic region encodes these proteins:
- the qoxB gene encoding cytochrome aa3 quinol oxidase subunit I, producing the protein MGYKWDHFFVTGEPMIYGAMVSIVIVSLAIFIGLTKFKKWGYLWKEWLTTVDHKRIGVMYILCALLMLFRGGVDALLMRAQLAGPDLKILDAQHYNEIFTTHGLIMILFMAMPFIIGLMNIVIPLQIGARDVAFPYLNAVSFWLFFAGAMLLNLSFVIGGSPDAGWTAYFPLASKEFSPGVGNNYYAISLQIAGLGTLMTGINFIVTILKMRAPGLKLMKLPMFTWSILITNVIIVFAFPVLTVALALMMFDREFGTQFFTMAHGNDMLWANLFWIWGHPEVYIVILPAFGIYSEIIATFSRKNLYGYKSMVVSMIAISALSFVVWVHHFYTMGQGSVVNGFFSITTMAISIPTGVKIFNWLFTLRKGKIEFTVPMLYSLAFIPIFTIGGVTGVMLAMASADYQYHNTMFLVAHFHYVLIPGTVFAVIAGFYYWFPKVFGFKLDEKIGKITFWTIIVSFNVTFFPLFLLGLKGMTRRTYTYSADSGFGPLNLIASIGAVGLAIGFMLLVYNIYYSVRYAPRETNGDPWNARTLEWATSSPIAPYNFAVIPKVDSLDPFWKAKKEGKSLLEGEITDIHMPSNSGIPFILGMAFMAFGFFLIFEWWVPMIVFAVPVALCLIARSFQRDHGYHIHKEEIIETEKKLRGDHYEQQASI; encoded by the coding sequence ATGGGTTATAAATGGGATCACTTTTTTGTAACAGGTGAGCCAATGATCTATGGCGCAATGGTGAGTATCGTTATTGTTTCTCTCGCTATTTTTATTGGTTTAACCAAATTTAAAAAATGGGGTTATTTATGGAAAGAATGGTTAACAACGGTTGACCATAAACGTATCGGTGTAATGTATATTCTTTGTGCATTATTAATGCTTTTCCGTGGCGGAGTTGATGCCTTATTAATGAGGGCACAATTAGCAGGACCAGATTTAAAAATATTAGATGCACAACATTATAATGAAATTTTTACAACTCACGGCTTAATTATGATTTTATTCATGGCGATGCCTTTCATTATTGGTTTAATGAATATCGTTATTCCATTACAAATTGGAGCACGTGACGTAGCATTCCCTTATTTAAATGCAGTTAGTTTCTGGTTATTCTTCGCAGGTGCAATGCTTTTAAACTTAAGCTTTGTTATCGGTGGATCACCTGATGCTGGTTGGACAGCTTACTTCCCACTAGCAAGTAAAGAATTCAGCCCAGGTGTTGGAAATAACTATTACGCAATTTCGCTTCAAATTGCTGGTCTAGGTACATTAATGACTGGTATTAACTTTATCGTAACAATTTTAAAAATGCGTGCACCAGGTTTGAAATTAATGAAATTACCAATGTTTACTTGGAGTATCTTAATTACAAACGTTATTATCGTATTCGCATTCCCAGTATTAACAGTAGCTTTAGCATTAATGATGTTTGACCGTGAATTTGGAACACAGTTCTTCACGATGGCACATGGTAATGATATGCTTTGGGCGAACTTATTCTGGATTTGGGGACATCCTGAAGTTTATATTGTTATTCTTCCAGCTTTCGGTATTTATAGTGAGATTATTGCAACATTCTCAAGAAAGAATTTATACGGATATAAGAGCATGGTTGTCAGTATGATTGCAATCTCTGCTTTAAGTTTCGTTGTTTGGGTTCACCATTTCTATACAATGGGTCAAGGTTCTGTTGTAAATGGCTTCTTTAGTATTACAACAATGGCCATAAGTATACCAACCGGTGTGAAAATCTTTAACTGGTTGTTCACATTAAGGAAAGGTAAAATCGAATTTACCGTTCCAATGCTTTATTCATTAGCGTTTATTCCAATCTTTACAATCGGTGGTGTTACAGGGGTAATGCTTGCAATGGCAAGTGCTGACTATCAATATCATAATACGATGTTCCTAGTTGCTCACTTCCATTACGTATTAATACCAGGTACTGTATTTGCTGTAATAGCAGGTTTCTACTACTGGTTCCCAAAAGTTTTCGGTTTCAAATTAGATGAAAAAATCGGTAAAATTACGTTCTGGACAATTATTGTAAGTTTTAACGTAACTTTCTTCCCATTATTCTTATTAGGATTAAAAGGTATGACTCGTCGTACTTATACGTATAGTGCAGATTCAGGTTTTGGTCCTTTAAACTTGATTGCTTCAATTGGTGCTGTAGGGTTAGCTATCGGGTTCATGTTACTTGTTTATAATATTTATTACAGTGTACGTTATGCTCCAAGAGAAACTAATGGTGATCCATGGAATGCAAGAACATTAGAGTGGGCTACAAGCAGTCCAATTGCTCCTTATAACTTTGCAGTAATTCCTAAAGTTGATTCATTAGATCCATTCTGGAAAGCTAAAAAAGAAGGAAAATCTCTACTTGAAGGTGAGATTACAGATATTCACATGCCAAGTAATAGTGGTATACCATTCATTTTAGGTATGGCATTTATGGCATTTGGTTTCTTCTTAATTTTTGAATGGTGGGTTCCAATGATTGTATTTGCAGTTCCGGTTGCACTTTGCTTAATCGCACGTTCATTCCAACGCGATCATGGATATCATATTCATAAAGAAGAAATTATTGAAACAGAGAAAAAATTACGAGGTGATCATTATGAACAGCAAGCCTCTATATAG
- the qoxA gene encoding cytochrome aa3 quinol oxidase subunit II: MKKFLMSMMIMLVALALGACDKIAVLNPKGPVAKTQADTIIFSMLMMLGVLLVVYILYIVILYKYRASKLPKDYEPPHEEGSKTLEIIWTVIPIIIVAVLSVVTVKTTNAVESVPKGHANDKPLVIYASSSNWKWHFSYPEQGIETVNYVNIPTNRNVEFRLYSFGPITSFWVPQLGGQKYAMSNMVTKLNFVASNEGSFMGKNSNFNGKGFAGMEFEVLAMNNKDFDGWVKDVKNTAPALTETEFNKLLKIEHLGRKTYSSTHLEFRPAPEGKNAGHDHGSMDNMEGMK; this comes from the coding sequence ATGAAAAAATTTCTAATGAGCATGATGATCATGCTGGTTGCATTAGCATTGGGTGCTTGTGACAAGATTGCAGTTCTTAATCCAAAAGGACCTGTTGCTAAAACGCAAGCAGATACGATTATCTTCTCAATGTTAATGATGTTAGGAGTTTTACTAGTAGTTTACATTCTTTATATAGTTATTCTTTATAAATATCGAGCTAGTAAACTTCCAAAAGATTACGAACCACCTCACGAAGAGGGAAGTAAAACACTTGAAATTATTTGGACGGTTATACCGATCATAATTGTTGCAGTTTTATCAGTAGTAACTGTTAAAACAACAAATGCAGTTGAAAGTGTTCCAAAAGGTCATGCAAATGATAAACCACTTGTTATTTATGCAAGTTCTTCAAACTGGAAATGGCACTTCTCATATCCAGAACAAGGAATTGAAACAGTTAACTATGTTAACATTCCGACGAATAGAAACGTAGAATTCAGACTATATTCATTTGGTCCGATTACAAGTTTCTGGGTTCCACAATTAGGTGGACAAAAATACGCAATGAGTAACATGGTAACTAAATTAAACTTTGTTGCTTCAAATGAAGGTTCATTTATGGGTAAAAACAGTAACTTCAATGGTAAAGGCTTTGCTGGAATGGAATTTGAAGTACTGGCAATGAACAATAAAGATTTTGACGGCTGGGTTAAAGACGTTAAAAATACGGCTCCTGCTTTAACAGAAACAGAGTTTAATAAGTTGCTAAAAATAGAGCATTTAGGTAGAAAGACATATTCTTCAACCCACTTAGAATTTAGACCAGCTCCTGAAGGAAAAAATGCAGGGCATGATCATGGTTCTATGGATAATATGGAGGGGATGAAATAA
- a CDS encoding DUF1904 family protein, with protein sequence MPQLLIKGISTNDICKISKPLIEELANVCECGTDNFTIDCIHSTSIFDGEVVDSFPFIEVKWFERGVETRDRFAATIEKHVNLLNIPEFEIAFITYKEDSYYINGKRFE encoded by the coding sequence ATGCCGCAATTATTAATTAAAGGTATTTCAACAAATGATATTTGCAAAATTAGCAAGCCATTAATTGAAGAACTTGCAAATGTTTGCGAATGTGGAACTGACAATTTTACGATTGATTGTATTCATTCTACTTCAATCTTTGATGGTGAAGTTGTAGATAGTTTTCCATTTATTGAAGTAAAGTGGTTTGAACGTGGAGTAGAGACAAGAGATCGTTTCGCTGCAACAATCGAAAAACATGTTAATTTATTAAATATTCCAGAATTTGAAATAGCATTTATTACATATAAAGAAGATAGCTATTATATTAATGGAAAGAGATTTGAATAA
- a CDS encoding arsenic transporter — MNFEIIVTAFVFIMTMAVIFWRPKGIHEAWPATIGAVLILLTGIVSRHDLLDIISKIGGASITIIATIVMAVILESFGFFHWSAARLVTLAKGSSYRLYWYIQLLCFLMTLLFNNDGSILITTPILIILLKNLRLKPHQQIPYLLSGALIATASSAPIGVSNIVNLIGLKIVHMPLYMQPLMMFVPTMIGLSFMSLMMYFVLKSKFPEVLPASTNDIEESFFIKNFHPLKTKISVETKRKRTKFMLKILTFVFVMRCLLFVASFISIPIEFVAVLGSLILLIWRWYHLRTNPVDILKKTPWQILLFAFSMYVIIFGLHNAGLTDFLVKELEPVVNQGLFNATLVMGGLVSLLSNLFNNHPALMIGTISLTEMGLNPVTLKAIYLANIIGSDIGSLLLPIGTLASLIWMHILKENKIKVKWKDYLSVTIIVIPLTTIITLILLFYWIQLFFAH; from the coding sequence ATGAACTTTGAAATTATTGTGACTGCTTTTGTTTTCATAATGACAATGGCTGTCATTTTCTGGAGACCAAAAGGAATTCATGAAGCATGGCCTGCAACTATAGGGGCAGTATTAATACTGCTAACTGGAATCGTCAGTCGCCATGACCTTCTTGACATCATTAGTAAAATTGGTGGGGCCTCTATAACAATTATTGCAACAATTGTTATGGCTGTTATTTTAGAAAGCTTTGGATTTTTCCACTGGTCCGCAGCACGCCTAGTAACATTAGCTAAAGGATCAAGTTATCGCCTATACTGGTATATCCAATTACTATGTTTTTTAATGACACTGCTGTTTAATAATGATGGTAGTATCCTAATAACAACACCAATACTAATTATTCTTTTAAAAAATCTCCGCTTAAAACCACATCAACAAATACCTTACCTATTATCGGGTGCATTAATTGCTACCGCTTCGAGTGCTCCAATAGGCGTAAGTAATATCGTAAATTTAATCGGTTTAAAAATCGTTCACATGCCACTATATATGCAGCCGTTAATGATGTTTGTACCAACAATGATCGGCTTATCCTTTATGTCACTCATGATGTATTTCGTATTAAAGAGTAAATTTCCAGAAGTTTTACCTGCTTCAACAAATGACATTGAAGAATCATTTTTCATCAAAAATTTTCATCCTTTAAAAACAAAAATCTCTGTTGAAACGAAAAGAAAAAGAACAAAGTTTATGCTTAAAATATTAACTTTCGTATTTGTTATGAGATGTTTGCTTTTCGTCGCATCCTTTATTTCGATTCCAATTGAATTTGTTGCTGTACTCGGCTCACTCATTTTACTTATATGGAGATGGTACCATTTAAGAACAAACCCCGTGGATATCTTAAAAAAGACCCCTTGGCAAATACTTTTGTTTGCATTCTCAATGTATGTAATTATTTTTGGGCTTCATAATGCTGGTCTAACAGATTTTCTTGTAAAAGAACTTGAACCAGTCGTTAATCAAGGCCTATTTAATGCTACTTTAGTAATGGGTGGATTAGTAAGTCTATTATCAAATTTATTTAACAATCACCCTGCTCTTATGATTGGCACAATCAGTTTAACTGAGATGGGTCTAAATCCAGTAACCCTAAAAGCAATCTATCTTGCAAATATTATCGGTAGTGATATTGGCTCACTATTATTACCGATTGGAACATTAGCATCTTTAATTTGGATGCACATATTAAAAGAAAATAAAATTAAAGTAAAATGGAAAGATTATTTAAGCGTTACAATAATTGTGATCCCATTAACTACTATTATTACATTAATATTATTATTTTATTGGATACAATTATTTTTTGCTCATTAA
- a CDS encoding DUF2642 domain-containing protein has protein sequence MSDVSTLLGEQVSVKLSGDVIFEGILTDLGQDILVLFNGIKYYYIPWMHIHMVYQTNELKEKIKNPNEPSITQEMETISYRKILLNAKGIFSEIYVTGNITFHGYVMNVLSDYLVFYSPVFHTMYISLSHLKWITPYNHKVVPYNLNDDTLSVHPSTTPLHRSFESQIKKEIGKLVIFDGGTDPMKIGRLNKVDNNQLVLCIASGENVYLKLAHIKSVHLP, from the coding sequence GTGAGTGATGTATCAACATTGCTTGGTGAACAAGTTTCAGTAAAACTATCTGGAGATGTCATTTTCGAAGGTATTCTTACTGATTTAGGACAAGATATTTTAGTCCTTTTCAATGGCATAAAATATTATTATATTCCTTGGATGCATATCCATATGGTATATCAAACGAATGAATTGAAAGAAAAAATAAAGAACCCTAATGAACCATCCATTACCCAAGAAATGGAGACAATTTCTTATCGTAAAATTTTACTAAATGCTAAAGGTATCTTTTCAGAAATCTATGTAACTGGTAATATAACTTTTCATGGATATGTTATGAATGTACTAAGTGATTATTTAGTCTTTTATTCACCTGTATTTCATACAATGTATATCTCTTTATCGCATTTAAAATGGATAACACCATATAATCATAAAGTTGTTCCATATAATTTAAATGATGATACTTTATCTGTGCATCCTTCTACCACTCCATTACACAGATCATTTGAAAGTCAGATAAAAAAGGAAATTGGAAAGTTGGTAATTTTCGATGGTGGGACAGATCCAATGAAAATTGGGCGTTTAAACAAAGTTGATAATAATCAATTAGTGCTTTGTATAGCAAGTGGAGAAAATGTTTATTTAAAGCTAGCACATATAAAATCTGTTCACCTACCTTAG
- a CDS encoding DUF4097 family beta strand repeat protein: protein MRNWKVGTITAGIILIAIGVLWFLQSFISIPYTKFLINAWPVACILLGIEVLFFHLVRKEDTLRFHGFSIFLLVLVMIVSIVFSIGHYFIKEIGYTFKSKNIEINDSQTISTSINEVIIKATDGEINVNGTDSNSLKVNGTVRIPDNGKKETGKLSDYYSVKTLGNKMYIEINDDDNNIFHFGNKKAELTIDLPKSMMTNIKVDNGSVNLTNKANETVINSNDGQINVENVSGNLVAKTRNGSISLTKVNLTNESEIATRDGEITVRNISGYLNASTKDGRISFDHANMEGRSEITTNDGEITLNEFKGEVKAKTNNGSVNVDDALLFGSSNITSDDGELQINLLKDNSIAINAETNDGNFDGNIGWKMENKDEIHSNQAIVGSGENQLNLKTKNGSIYVNKD, encoded by the coding sequence ATGAGGAACTGGAAAGTTGGCACTATAACTGCTGGTATTATTTTGATTGCAATTGGTGTATTGTGGTTTCTACAAAGTTTTATTTCGATACCATATACGAAGTTTTTAATTAATGCTTGGCCAGTTGCTTGTATTTTATTAGGGATTGAAGTCTTGTTCTTTCATTTAGTAAGAAAAGAAGACACACTCCGTTTTCATGGATTTAGTATTTTTCTACTTGTTTTAGTAATGATCGTTTCAATTGTTTTTAGTATAGGACATTATTTTATTAAAGAAATTGGGTACACGTTTAAATCCAAAAATATTGAAATAAATGATTCACAAACTATTTCTACATCAATTAATGAAGTTATTATTAAAGCAACGGATGGAGAAATAAATGTAAATGGAACTGACTCAAATTCGTTAAAAGTAAACGGGACGGTCCGAATTCCTGATAATGGTAAAAAAGAAACAGGGAAGTTATCAGATTATTATTCGGTAAAAACACTTGGAAATAAAATGTATATAGAAATTAATGATGATGACAATAACATATTCCATTTTGGAAATAAAAAGGCTGAGTTAACGATTGATTTGCCGAAAAGTATGATGACGAATATTAAAGTAGACAATGGTTCGGTAAATTTAACGAATAAGGCTAATGAAACAGTAATTAATTCAAATGACGGTCAAATAAATGTTGAAAATGTATCCGGAAACTTAGTTGCAAAAACTAGAAATGGCTCAATTAGCTTAACTAAAGTGAATTTAACAAATGAAAGTGAAATTGCAACACGTGACGGAGAAATTACCGTTAGGAATATATCTGGTTATTTAAATGCAAGCACAAAAGATGGTAGAATTTCGTTTGACCATGCGAATATGGAAGGTAGAAGTGAAATCACTACAAATGATGGCGAAATAACCCTGAATGAGTTTAAAGGTGAAGTTAAAGCAAAAACAAACAACGGTTCAGTTAATGTCGACGATGCATTATTGTTTGGTAGTAGTAACATTACTTCAGATGACGGTGAACTTCAAATCAACTTGCTAAAAGATAATAGCATTGCAATTAATGCAGAAACAAATGATGGAAACTTTGATGGGAATATAGGCTGGAAAATGGAAAATAAAGATGAAATCCATTCAAATCAGGCGATTGTAGGAAGCGGCGAAAACCAGCTTAATTTAAAAACGAAGAATGGATCGATTTACGTTAATAAAGATTAG
- a CDS encoding zf-HC2 domain-containing protein has protein sequence MKHLTSEQLLSYQQNKLSKKESLMLEQHLNECSSCEAELELLKELQEEWMNPPDYHFSDDFVNEIMKQTELIEIKEQVNEMKSNNHNSKKVRFIHLVLAAAATFLFFQFQLAERISNSNRQVVQTIDQTSSLIEKSEKITISIPKILKENKK, from the coding sequence TTGAAACATTTAACTTCTGAACAATTATTATCGTATCAACAAAATAAGCTTTCAAAAAAAGAATCTCTTATGCTTGAACAGCATTTAAATGAATGTAGCTCCTGCGAGGCTGAACTTGAACTTCTTAAAGAATTACAAGAGGAATGGATGAATCCACCTGATTATCATTTTTCTGATGACTTCGTGAATGAGATTATGAAGCAAACTGAGTTAATCGAGATTAAGGAACAAGTTAACGAAATGAAATCGAATAATCATAATTCAAAAAAAGTTCGCTTTATCCATTTAGTGTTGGCTGCGGCAGCAACATTTTTATTTTTCCAATTTCAATTAGCTGAGCGAATTTCAAATTCAAATCGCCAAGTTGTACAAACAATCGATCAGACGTCTTCATTAATTGAAAAAAGTGAAAAAATAACAATATCAATTCCAAAAATATTGAAAGAAAATAAAAAATAA
- a CDS encoding RNA polymerase sigma factor, with product MESDEQLVKNILKGNHQLFKELILRYEAKVFAVALKVSTNQKDAEDISQEVFLQLYRSLENFNGESSLATWIYRITMNKAIDFKRKQVKQQEHETGELLSTLPEENILTPEEALLKTIDKELIHSYLIELPQAYSDVLKLYYFEELTYAEIAMKLNVAVKTVESRLYRAKRLIKDKHKGGVI from the coding sequence ATGGAGTCGGATGAACAATTAGTAAAAAATATATTAAAGGGAAATCATCAACTATTTAAGGAATTAATTTTAAGATACGAAGCAAAGGTATTTGCAGTAGCATTGAAAGTTTCAACTAATCAAAAGGATGCTGAAGATATTTCGCAAGAAGTCTTTCTCCAATTGTATCGTTCTCTTGAAAACTTTAACGGAGAATCAAGTTTGGCAACATGGATTTATCGAATTACAATGAATAAAGCAATTGATTTTAAAAGAAAACAAGTTAAACAACAGGAGCATGAAACTGGTGAGTTACTTTCTACTTTACCAGAAGAGAATATTTTAACACCTGAGGAAGCTTTACTAAAAACGATCGATAAAGAACTTATTCATTCATATTTAATTGAATTGCCACAAGCATATAGCGATGTATTGAAATTGTATTATTTTGAAGAACTGACCTACGCTGAAATAGCTATGAAATTAAATGTAGCCGTTAAAACTGTAGAGTCACGCTTATATCGAGCCAAACGATTAATTAAAGACAAGCATAAAGGAGGGGTTATTTGA
- a CDS encoding CapA family protein, whose protein sequence is MKKFIIILITCIFALLSACSKNNQENNVKENKLKTEQVKRPNETVEKNDEVVSKVTVGAVGDILIHNEVYEDAMLPNGIYNFNKMFDEVRKTMEQPDILVANQETMIGGKQFGLSTYPAFNSPSEVGDALKGAGVDFVTLANNHSLDRGEKIIQSALSHWNAIHMPYTGAFKSKADHDQIRVLAKNNIRFSFLAYTFGTNGIPVPKGKDYLVNLIDLTKINRDVERAKKISDVVVVAMHWGTEYERMPNNTQKELAKKLADMGVQIIIGNHPHVLQPPAWITGKTGNKSIVFYSLGNYLSAQDEIYELIGGLATVDVVKNQKNKDVKIELTNPSFFPTYNYYRDNRNFEIMSLENINEVNLKNGKLRYEEIVKHMRTFIKDLHIIPEVQ, encoded by the coding sequence GTGAAAAAATTTATAATCATATTGATAACCTGTATTTTTGCTTTATTGAGTGCTTGCTCAAAAAATAATCAAGAAAATAATGTAAAAGAAAATAAATTAAAAACAGAACAGGTCAAAAGACCGAATGAAACTGTCGAGAAAAATGATGAGGTTGTCTCGAAAGTAACTGTTGGTGCTGTCGGTGATATTTTAATACATAATGAAGTTTATGAGGATGCTATGCTTCCAAACGGTATTTATAATTTTAATAAAATGTTTGATGAAGTTAGAAAAACGATGGAACAGCCAGATATTTTAGTAGCGAATCAAGAAACAATGATTGGCGGAAAACAGTTTGGACTATCAACTTATCCAGCATTTAATAGTCCGTCTGAAGTAGGTGATGCACTTAAAGGTGCTGGAGTTGATTTTGTAACATTAGCAAATAATCATTCACTTGATCGCGGTGAAAAAATAATCCAAAGTGCACTTTCTCATTGGAATGCAATTCACATGCCATATACTGGGGCATTTAAATCGAAGGCCGACCATGACCAGATAAGAGTTTTAGCAAAAAATAATATACGTTTTTCATTTCTTGCTTATACATTTGGTACGAATGGTATTCCTGTACCTAAAGGCAAAGACTATTTAGTAAATTTAATTGACCTAACTAAAATAAACCGTGATGTTGAAAGAGCAAAAAAAATATCTGATGTCGTAGTAGTTGCGATGCATTGGGGTACTGAATATGAAAGAATGCCAAATAATACTCAAAAGGAACTGGCAAAAAAATTAGCAGATATGGGAGTTCAAATTATTATTGGAAACCATCCACATGTACTACAACCACCGGCATGGATAACAGGAAAAACGGGGAATAAATCAATTGTCTTTTACTCATTAGGAAATTATTTATCAGCTCAAGATGAAATTTATGAGTTAATTGGTGGCCTTGCTACCGTAGACGTAGTAAAAAATCAAAAAAACAAAGATGTAAAAATCGAATTGACTAATCCAAGTTTTTTCCCGACATATAATTATTATCGAGATAATCGAAACTTTGAAATTATGTCTTTAGAAAATATAAATGAGGTAAATTTAAAAAATGGCAAATTGAGATATGAAGAAATAGTGAAACATATGCGCACCTTTATAAAGGATTTACATATTATTCCAGAAGTTCAATAA
- a CDS encoding MoxR family ATPase translates to MGISEKLLQLKKEISNVIIGKDDVVEMIFIALINNGHILLESVPGTGKTQLAKSFAKTINGSFKRIQFTPDLLPSDVTGIQFFHPKEQDFQLRIGPVMTNILLADEINRATPRTQASLLEVMEERQVTIDGETISLPNPFIVIATQNPIESQQGTFPLPEAQMDRFFMQISLKYPSFEEEKSIMKSYRLNSPFSNLNKVLTLDEIYEMKEQVKTVKISDEVEDYILKIVHLTRNHEDVQLGVSPRGTLALMRASQGKAYINNRTFVTPQDVKDVAAYILSHRIVLNLEASFKYNAIQVIESILNQVEVPVEAGAGQ, encoded by the coding sequence ATGGGTATATCAGAAAAGTTATTACAGTTAAAAAAAGAAATAAGCAACGTCATTATCGGTAAGGATGATGTCGTTGAAATGATTTTCATTGCTTTAATAAATAATGGACATATTTTATTGGAAAGTGTTCCTGGGACGGGTAAGACTCAATTAGCTAAAAGCTTTGCAAAAACGATTAACGGTTCGTTTAAGCGGATTCAATTTACTCCAGATTTATTACCGAGTGATGTAACTGGAATTCAATTTTTTCATCCAAAGGAACAAGATTTTCAACTTCGAATCGGTCCAGTTATGACGAATATATTATTAGCTGATGAAATTAACCGTGCTACCCCTAGAACCCAAGCTAGTTTATTAGAGGTAATGGAAGAACGACAAGTAACAATCGATGGAGAAACGATTAGTCTACCTAACCCATTTATCGTAATTGCAACTCAAAATCCAATTGAATCGCAGCAAGGTACATTCCCATTACCTGAAGCACAAATGGATCGCTTCTTTATGCAAATTAGTTTGAAGTATCCTTCGTTTGAAGAAGAAAAAAGCATTATGAAATCATATCGTTTAAATAGTCCATTTTCAAACTTAAATAAAGTATTAACATTAGATGAAATTTATGAAATGAAAGAACAAGTGAAGACTGTTAAGATTTCGGATGAAGTGGAAGATTATATTTTAAAAATTGTACATCTAACTCGAAATCATGAAGATGTTCAGCTTGGAGTGAGTCCACGTGGTACATTGGCATTAATGAGAGCTTCGCAAGGCAAAGCTTATATTAATAATCGAACATTTGTTACACCTCAAGATGTAAAAGATGTTGCGGCCTATATTCTCTCACACAGAATCGTATTAAACCTTGAAGCATCCTTTAAATACAATGCTATACAAGTTATTGAATCAATTTTAAATCAAGTTGAGGTTCCTGTAGAAGCTGGAGCAGGTCAATAA